A window of Peromyscus eremicus chromosome 7, PerEre_H2_v1, whole genome shotgun sequence contains these coding sequences:
- the Htr1b gene encoding 5-hydroxytryptamine receptor 1B: MEEQGVQCAPPPPAASQTGVPLVNLSHNCSADSYIYQDSIAMPWKVLLVALLALITLATTLSNAFVIATVYRTRKLHTPANYLIASLAVTDLLVSILVMPISTMYTVTGRWTLGQVVCDFWLSSDITCCTASIMHLCVIALDRYWAITDAVEYSAKRTPKRAAIMIALVWIFSISISLPPFFWRQAKAEEEVLDCFVNTDHVLYTVYSTVGAFYLPTLLLIALYGRIYVEARSRILKQTPNKTGKRLTRAQLITDSPGSTSSVTSINSRAPDVPSESGSPVYVNQVKVRVSDALLEKKKLMAARERKATKTLGIILGAFIVCWLPFFIISLVMPICKDACWFHMAIFDFFNWLGYLNSLINPIIYTMSNEDFKQAFHKLIRFKCTG; this comes from the coding sequence ATGGAGGAGCAGGGAGTTCAGTGCGCTCCGCCGCCTCCTGCCGCCTCCCAGACAGGGGTACCTCTTGTCAACCTCTCCCACAACTGCAGCGCAGACAGCTACATTTACCAGGACTCCATCGCCATGCCCTGGAAAGTCCTGCTGGTTGCTCTGCTGGCTCTCATCACCTTGGCCACCACGCTCTCCAACGCCTTTGTGATAGCCACGGTGTATCGGACCCGGAAGCTGCACACCCCAGCTAATTACCTGATTGCCTCTCTGGCCGTCACTGACCTGCTCGTGTCCATCCTGGTGATGCCCATCAGCACCATGTACACGGTCACTGGACGCTGGACACTAGGCCAGGTGGTCTGTGACTTCTGGCTGTCGTCGGATATCACCTGTTGCACTGCTTCCATTATGCATCTCTGTGTCATCGCCCTGGATCGCTACTGGGCCATCACTGATGCGGTAGAGTATTCCGCTAAAAGGACTCCCAAAAGGGCGGCCATCATGATAGCCCTGGTGTGGATCTTCTCCATCTCTATTTCGCTGCCACCCTTCTTCTGGCGTCAAGCCAAAGCTGAGGAGGAGGTGCTGGACTGTTTTGTGAACACCGACCACGTCCTCTACACAGTCTACTCCACGGTGGGCGCTTTCTATTTACCCACCCTGCTCCTCATCGCCCTCTATGGCCGCATCTATGTGGAAGCCCGCTCTCGGATTTTGAAACAGACACCCAACAAGACCGGCAAGCGCTTGACACGAGCCCAGCTGATAACAGACTCCCCTGGGTCCACGTCCTCGGTCACCTCCATTAACTCCAGGGCTCCCGACGTGCCCAGTGAGTCTGGGTCTCCAGTGTACGTGAACCAAGTCAAAGTGAGAGTCTCCGACGCCCTGCTGGAAAAGAAGAAACTCATGGCCGCTAGGGAGCGCAAAGCCACCAAGACCCTAGGGATCATTTTAGGAGCATTTATTGTGTGCTGGCTGCCCTTCTTCATCATCTCCCTGGTGATGCCTATCTGCAAGGATGCCTGCTGGTTTCACATGGCCATCTTTGACTTCTTCAACTGGCTAGGCTATCTTAACTCCCTCATCAACCCCATCATCTATACCATGTCCAATGAGGACTTCAAACAAGCATTCCATAAACTGATACGCTTTAAGTGCACAGGTTGA